AATCTTTTTGATTGAAGATGATTTTGAGTTAGCTGATTTCATGCGCCTTTTTTTTGAAAACATTCGTGTCAGTTATCAGATAATAAATAGGACGGATGATGTTTTGCCGTTAATCGCAGGATTTAAACCCGATTTGGTAATTTTAGATTATTTGTTACCTGAAATTAATGGTGGCGAGTTATGTGCCCAGATAAAGAAAAATTCATCTACCAGTTCTCTACCAGTTTTAATCTATTCAGCATATCCGAAAGTGTTATGTTCCCTCGGGGATTATGGGTGTGATGCTTTTCTTGCTAAACCATTTGATTTAACCGAACTAGAAAAAATAATCCAAAACTTGGCTGGAACAACGCTTTCATTGGAGGCCGATTAAGATTATTTATGTTTAATTGGGAACGGAGTAAATAATGAGTGTAGTTAAATAAAGCAATACATCTATCTAGGCTAAACCAGTACACGGTTCATTTATAATGACCTTGTTTTTGAGAATTGGGGCGATCATTTTAAGGCTGCTATTTCACGAGGCAAAGAAATAACCGACTGATTTTTGGTTAATTATTGTTTAGGGTGTTTACCCGATTCTTGTATAGCTCTTTGTTCTGTAGTATTGGTCGTGTCAGTTCCTGTTCCATTGTCTCCCGAACGACCGCTTACATTAGTTATGGTATCGGAACCAACAGTGTCTTTGTTTTTTACAGTATTTGTATCTGTTTGCTGAGTTGATCGCTCTTCTGGTGAGGCACAAGCAATTAGCGACGATGTAGCTAATAGAAAAAGAGTGTGTTTTAATTTCATCTTGCTTTTATTTTAGTTTGAAGTTATTGTTACAACAGCTCGAGGATTTAAGTGTTTCAGCTAACATCCAGTTCAAGTATTTAACGCATCAAAAAAACAGGTAGGTCCTGGGAGTACGCAGACTACAATGAGTTTATAAAAAAGGTGGATCAAGCTAAAGTTCTAAACGGCACTGACGTGCGAAATCTCAGCTGGCTATTTAAGCATATCGTGCATCATGGCGTACCGGATTAAAGCCGCCGTATTTCGACATCCGGTCTTTTCTGTGAGACTCAGGCGGTGCCCTTCAACCGTGCGCTTACTGATGAACAATCGATCGGACATTTCCTGATTGGTCAATCCTTCCGCAATTAGTTCCAATACCTCCATTTCTCGGCTGGAAAAATCCAGTGACGTCTCTGTTACCGAGATAGAACCATTTATTCTCTTCAACGCCTTTCCCAGCATTAGCATGGACAATTCGGTGCAAAGGTAGCTTCCTCCACGGCTGATGTGTTTTAAAGCAAAAAGCAGTTCTTCAGCGTCTGCATTTTTGAGCAGGTAGCCGGAAGCTCCCGCCTGGAAAGCCTGGGCTACATATTTCTCATCGTCGTGCCCGGACAACACTACAACCTTAATTTCAGGATCAGAGGTTTTAATTTCTGTGATCAGCTCGATTCCGTCCATTCCGGGCATATTAATATCGGTCAATACAAGATCTACTGAGTCGCTATTTTTAATATGATTCAATGCCTGTGCACCATTGATTGCCTCCGCAACAATAGTGAAGGTCTGGTCTTCTTCTAATAGTCTTTTTATGCCGCTACGGACAACGTTGTGGTCTTCGGTGAGGATTAGCTTTAACATAGGTGTTTATTTAGGTAAATCCCGTCCTAAGTTAGACAGGCAATAGGGTTTTCTAGTCATAAACGATGTCTCATAACGGTAATGTTAGATGAGCTTTAATTATTATGACAACGTAGCATATAACGCTTTCATTGGGTAGACTGTTTGAAACTGATTTTGTTAGGGTACTTATCCACAAATTTAGCGTATTCGACACCGCTGATAGGGCAAATACGTGTTTTCTGGTTATCGCTGCATCAAAAGAACAAATCACTTTTGAGGGTGTTCTGTTGTGTATCGGCGTATGGGACAGATATAACGCTGAAGAAATGCGAAAAAAGCAAATCGGATTAAGTGTTTACCAATGGCCTCCATGAGTTGAACAAATATTTACAGCTATGAATAATCAAAAAGATACGAAAAGAAAACAAGGGGTTGTGCCCGAGTCAGAACTCCAGGGTAGTGATGCGGATAGGGCTTATAATGAGCAAGGTGAATTCCCAAAACTGGACAAGGACATCTCAGGTAGTAATGCAAATGGGGGGAAGGAGTCTGGGGAAGATGAAGCCGAAGACAAAAATCTTAGCACGCAGCAAGGATCATAAATATACTTTATCATGCTTAACTCTTAGTTATGAAACCTACTTTAGGAAGAATTGTCATTGTCGGCGGAGGCTTTGCAGGATTGAATCTGGCGAAGAAGCTGGCCCGGTATGACCACTCCGAAATAATATTGGTAGATAAAAACAATTATCATTTTTTTCCGCCGCTTCTCTATCAGGTCTCTACAGCTTTTATAGAAGCCTCAAATATCAGTTACCCTTTCCGGCGTATGTTTCAGTCAAAGCCTCAATTTAGTTTTCATATGGGTTCTTTATTAGGAATTGACCTTACATCTAACACGGTACATACTGACCATGGTTCCTTGTCGTATGATCAATTGGTGCTTGCGATGGGTACGGAGACCAATTATTTCGGGTTGGAAAATGTCAAGATCAACGCCTTGCCGATGAAGTCGATTGATGATGCACTGGAACTGCGAAACCATGTACTGCTCCGTCTGGAGGAAGCTGCACGTAGCGAAGATGCGCGGGAGCGGGAGCAGCTTGGCAACATTGTGATCGCTGGTGGCGGTCCTACAGGGGTGGAGATCGCTGGGATGCTGGCAGAAATGGGTGGAAATATTGTGAGAAAGGATTACCCGACGGCAGCAAGAAAGGGGTTGGGTAAAATTTACCTGGTGGATGCGCTGGACCGCCTGCTGGCACCGATGAGTAATAGGTCTCAGCAGGAAGCAGCCAAAGTGCTAAACAAGTTGGGAGTTCGGATTCTGCTGAACACGACGGTCAAAGATTATATCGCTGGTGAGGTCGTTTTTGCTAATGGAGAAACTATCCCCTGCGCTACGCTGATCTGGACCTCGGGAGTGATTGCAAGGGAGGTGCCGGGTATACCGGCTGAAGCGATCGGCAAGGGAAGAAGAATATTGGTTGATCTGTTTAACAAGGTCAATGGACTTGAAAATGTCTTTGCGATAGGTGATATGTGTTTGCAATTGGGTGATCCTAATTTCCCGAATGGACATCCTCAGCTGGCGCAGGTAGCCATTCAACAGGGAGCGTTATTGGCCAAAAATCTTTTAAAGATCTCGCAAGCGAAACCTCCTGTCCCTTTTTATTATAAGGATAAGGGGACCATGGCAATTATAGCTAAGTTCAAAGCCGTGGTGGATTTGCCCAGCGGTTTTTTCAAAGGTTTTTTTGCGTGGCTGGTATGGCTGTTTATTCACATTATTCCTATCGCTGGATTCAGGAATAAGCTGAAGCTTGCCTTTAATTGGTTTTGGAGCTTTGCAACAAATGATCCAACACTGCGCCTGATCATCCGCCCCGAAAAAATTGATAAGTAAGTTTTTTTTTCCAGCATGCATCATATGCTGTTTGATTACTAAACGAATACATTCAGCTTACGTAGAATCAGGCTAAATACCTGTCGGTACTGCGGGATTTACCGGATTTTTAGGCTCCGGGAACTATTTTAAATGTCTGCTGTTAGAGGCTATACAACTTAAAATAAAACATTATGGAAAATCAAGAGCAAAATCAGCACTCAGGTGGATGGGGACAGAATCAAGGGGGACAGCGCTCTCCGGAAGATGATGAACGAAATGGGTTACCACAAGAAGATCAGGAAAGCAGACAGGACGATACTGATACAGATCAAAATGATATCGCGGGTAATGCAGGCGGAAATCAACAGGAACCTGGCAGCCAAGGAAACGACGGATCGATTACCCAGGAATCAGATACGGACGATGAAGATTCTCAATGGGAAGAAGAAGATGATCAAGAGCAGCAAACTGATGTCAATGAAGTCGAAAAAGACGACGATGATGAGCTTTCTGTAACTGATTAAATTGTGAAAATAATTCAGGTTACCAGCAACAAACGTCGAGTGTTTAACACATTCGCCGTTTGTTATTTAATAATGTTACCCATGTAATTTTTACTTGGGCTCTTAGTTCTCCTAAACCTAAAAAACTAAACACAATGGAATCTATGGAAATGATTTTAGTGACCCCAAGTGCGGCACCTGGCGAATATTACTTTTTGGCCTTTAAGGAGCTAATACCCATTCAGCTGCTTGGTAATCCTGAGAAGGGTATACCCGGGGAATATAACAGAGCATATGACAGAGATTTTGAGTATGAGGTGATTAAAACTTATGCGCAGGTCATAACAAGGAGTAAAATTCCAGTTGTAGAAGACTACGATCGATACATCATGACAACAATCAGTGATACCTGGTATATTGCGAAAATCGATATGAAAAAGTAGATTCCCGCATTCGGTACGGTTCCAAATGGGTTGATGTCAGGGTATTAGTACGCCGCGGAGAGTAGTGTACCTGTTTTTGTCTTAGGAGAAACAAGCTGGTTTATGAGGTGTTGAATTAGTCTAACTAAGGAAAATATGAAAAGCACATTTAACAAAATCAACCTGGTTTTGCTATTGATAACAACGATAGCTTTGGTCTCTTGTAAGGATGACAATAACCAGGACTACGCAGTGAGCAATCAGGAATTTGTAACACGCGCATCCGGCGGCAATAACTTTGAAGTTGCTGCTGGCGGATTGGCAATGAGTAAAGCCGAAAAAGCTGAGGTCAAACATTACGGCGAGCATATGGTTACGGATCACACTGCCGCCGGTTTGGAATTGAAAAGTCTTGCATCACAAAAAAACTGGTCGATTTCGGAAGGTCTGCTGCTGAAGGACCAGGCGATGTTGGCTAAACTGGCTGGCTTAAGTGGGAATGCCTTTGACCGGGAATTCATGCGGATTATGGTGCAGTCGCATCAGGAAACGGTAGCATTATTTGAAACTGGCTCATCGCCGATGGGATTGGC
This region of Pedobacter steynii genomic DNA includes:
- a CDS encoding NAD(P)/FAD-dependent oxidoreductase, with protein sequence MKPTLGRIVIVGGGFAGLNLAKKLARYDHSEIILVDKNNYHFFPPLLYQVSTAFIEASNISYPFRRMFQSKPQFSFHMGSLLGIDLTSNTVHTDHGSLSYDQLVLAMGTETNYFGLENVKINALPMKSIDDALELRNHVLLRLEEAARSEDAREREQLGNIVIAGGGPTGVEIAGMLAEMGGNIVRKDYPTAARKGLGKIYLVDALDRLLAPMSNRSQQEAAKVLNKLGVRILLNTTVKDYIAGEVVFANGETIPCATLIWTSGVIAREVPGIPAEAIGKGRRILVDLFNKVNGLENVFAIGDMCLQLGDPNFPNGHPQLAQVAIQQGALLAKNLLKISQAKPPVPFYYKDKGTMAIIAKFKAVVDLPSGFFKGFFAWLVWLFIHIIPIAGFRNKLKLAFNWFWSFATNDPTLRLIIRPEKIDK
- a CDS encoding response regulator transcription factor, yielding MLKLILTEDHNVVRSGIKRLLEEDQTFTIVAEAINGAQALNHIKNSDSVDLVLTDINMPGMDGIELITEIKTSDPEIKVVVLSGHDDEKYVAQAFQAGASGYLLKNADAEELLFALKHISRGGSYLCTELSMLMLGKALKRINGSISVTETSLDFSSREMEVLELIAEGLTNQEMSDRLFISKRTVEGHRLSLTEKTGCRNTAALIRYAMMHDMLK
- a CDS encoding DUF4142 domain-containing protein — encoded protein: MKSTFNKINLVLLLITTIALVSCKDDNNQDYAVSNQEFVTRASGGNNFEVAAGGLAMSKAEKAEVKHYGEHMVTDHTAAGLELKSLASQKNWSISEGLLLKDQAMLAKLAGLSGNAFDREFMRIMVQSHQETVALFETGSSPMGLADADLRAMASSKLPTLKAHLQEAIVLNAGLNP
- a CDS encoding response regulator, encoding MNEHQIYYRSVKPSRKKIFLIEDDFELADFMRLFFENIRVSYQIINRTDDVLPLIAGFKPDLVILDYLLPEINGGELCAQIKKNSSTSSLPVLIYSAYPKVLCSLGDYGCDAFLAKPFDLTELEKIIQNLAGTTLSLEAD